The following nucleotide sequence is from Tindallia magadiensis.
CATTACTAGCCACAGAACAACAATTTGATTCAACACAATCAATTTTAACTTTTCTTAAACCGGCATCTTCAAACCACTTTAATACTTCTTCTCTTTCAAAACCCAACCATTTATCGAACTGCTCTGCGGCTAAAAATTCGTGATTATGTTTATCTAAGTCTGTTATGACTATTCTTCCACCTGGCCTTAATATCCTAACCATTTCCCGAATTGCTAGTAAAGGCTTTTCTACATGATGAATATACATATTAGCAAAGGCATAATCTACACTATTACTTTCAATTGGTAATTCTTCTGCTACTCCGACCTTATATTCAATACTATTATTGCCACTAAAATTCTTTTTCATTACCTCTAACATTTCATTCGATTGATCAATAGCGATTACAGTTAAACCGCGATCTAATAAACCCTCAGATATAAATCCAGTTCCTGCACCAATATCTGCTGCTTTCTTTCCTGGCTTGACCTCGGCTAATTCATATGCTTTCTCCCGAACTTTTTCAGAAAAGAAATCCCTACTCATAACATCCCATTTTTCTGCAATTTCCTTAAAATACTCTTTACTAGACATATCATTCTCCTCCTTATCTAACTTTATCAATTTACAACATTACTTGAGCGTCTGATTTCATATAACGTTCCCGCATTGCCGAAGCCTTTGAGCTGGACCCTATAGGAATACCCCATAGCGGAGCTCCGCTCCCAATGAGAAGGTGTGGTGCTGAACATGCCCGCAAAACGTGCTTCCAGCACCTTTATGCAAATGTATTGTTATGCGATGCCATAAGTCCCGTGACTCGGAGGGCGATAGGACGTCGCCCCCTTAAACTTATTTTTTTAACGCTTCTGCACCTATATAAATATTGCGAGGTAATTTTCTTAGATTATGCTCATTTTGTTCATACCATTACTTTTTTCAAAATTTTCCCATAAGGATGTGACATATCTTTATTCTCAACAATAATTAATTTGTTCTCCT
It contains:
- a CDS encoding class I SAM-dependent methyltransferase; amino-acid sequence: MSSKEYFKEIAEKWDVMSRDFFSEKVREKAYELAEVKPGKKAADIGAGTGFISEGLLDRGLTVIAIDQSNEMLEVMKKNFSGNNSIEYKVGVAEELPIESNSVDYAFANMYIHHVEKPLLAIREMVRILRPGGRIVITDLDKHNHEFLAAEQFDKWLGFEREEVLKWFEDAGLRKVKIDCVESNCCSVASNGSESASISIFAAFGEK